In the Pararge aegeria chromosome 16, ilParAegt1.1, whole genome shotgun sequence genome, tttgtgagccatttaatattattacatcaaTGCTATACCGTCAGTGTGCctcctattggcgcagtgggcagcgaccctgctttctgagtcgaagacCATGGGTTCGTTTCTCACTACTGGAAAGtgttattcatcagctatcttagtacccatatacttacttgctttggggctagatgtttcttgtcgtattttatttatttaagcgaTGCTTTGTTACTATTATCTTGCCTTTTGCCACTTATGCTTatttcaatagatggcgttctAAGGTGGTAGGTAAAAGGCTACCTATAACTACctactggaaaaaaaaattgtatacagtAGTACTTACATAGGTACCGATAgtatttagataaaaaataagaacCTAACTAAACGtagaaatttatgatttttaacaTCTATCAATTCTATTATATAAATTCTCTTTGACAGTCTTTCAAGTATCCACATTCATCGCAACAAAACATATTCGATTGATTTAACAAATTGAGTACCTATTTCCAGTATGCGGACAATAAGAGTGAATTGGTGTGGCATTTTTGTAGATGCTTATACATATTCCTCCAAATATTTGCTATTTACTTTAACCGTGGTCGTTGTCTCTATTTTATGGGTTTGGATATACGAAAAACCTCATTTGTACAAGGTTAGTAAAGGTTAGCTGTATTCGGCAAACGATTAGTTACCTGgcctttattaattctttatcTAAAAGCCTCAATATTTCCCGAAATTGGGGGGAACCTCTGCATGCGCCTTTATATAGGTATTAATTATCAGAAGTATGGATGGCACCTAGGCCTTCCGGCCCCACCTAGAGCGGTGACTGAAGTTGCGCAATGTCGAGCCAGCTCCGGTGTAGGTTACCACACCCTTCACATCTGAACACATCAATGCTGATTTGGTGCAGTAATTCCCCGAAACTTTGTCTCAAAAAGTTACTAGGTACTACTAAAACTATAGCAGGCGCATGAACTTTGGCGCCCAATTTGGGATGCAGGTGGCTCCGaaggttttagtgggtattgtGGCTCCTTCTTTCAGCGCGTCCTACATACCTGGCCGGAGATCGCCAATGCCGGTCATTGGCGATGGCGGTAGGAGGCATCTATCAGGTATTCGTATAACtaccttatattataaacgaaCTTATTTCCTAACGTTTTACAGTTAATATTCAAAATGAGCAAACATTCAAACATTTTGAGTCCGATTCAAAGCAATGACGGTGTGGAAAATAACCATGTAATAGTGAACTGCCAAACAACTTCAGAAGTTCAGATAAGACTCGCTGAAATATCAAAAGACTGACTtgaaacagtaaataattatgttctgacgaaaataaaaattaggtgCTTAATTATATTACGAAAAATTAtgtgaaaaacattaatgtttaaaaaaatttacattttaatattaatacagcataatatttcatatttgcGTCATCAGTAATAATATTAACGTTAGCCAACTCCTCTGGACGGTAAAACGATTTCCGTGGCCCTATCGTGCCTTCCGTGCTCTTTATTTATTgcttcattaaattattttcagtcGTTTATGATAGAAAATTTAAAGCAAAATTATTGGAAAGAAGTACTTttcagaattccatgatatgttatgaaaatcaagcttaatttgttatacttacTATTTGATTTTCATAAAAGCATAATTGGCAAGGCGAAACTGGAGTAGGTAGGTAACCGGGACGTTCATTTAACgcgttgactgctgcctaacattaagATTGCAAATGTTTAAATGATTAaagtttcaaatagtgggtgatgATTGatgctccaagagcaagaatatatattatcttattcGCGGAAACGTCAAGTCGTTTGTTGAAATAAGTTGCATCGTTGTTTCTAAATTTGGTTCTGTAACTGTTtgaaatagtaatcgttaaagcctaCTACCACATATAGGAGCAGCGTGGTCAACACTTTAATTCcttctcttctatgagagaagAGGCCCATGCCAAACAGAGGGACGTCAATaagctgatgataatgatgaaaaaaacATTGGTTTTCACCGATTCTTAGgttaaaggtacattattagAGATACAAGATAAAGGCAGGTTGTTAtgattttccttatttatttttaattacaataattgcAAAGTTGCAACAAATGACAATGAAAATTTGgcttacaatttaattttagttcatCACTTAAATTGTCAATAATATATTGTCTTACAAAGCTGTATATCATTGCAGGATACAATACAGTAAAGGACTTTGATTTCAAATGATACTAGCTTACAGTAAATAGTGTAtagaaaattatatatgaaCTATAAACGAGAAACAAAAAACAACGATAATTTCatctttcataataatatcatacagccgtatattattattttaacactaCAGTACATAGTTATgataccatttttttaaatcacagtGAATAAGTATCTATGGGTATCAAAAACTGTAACACAAATTAATATTAGGGTATTTGACTACTCtcttagattaaataaaattcgtATGCCTATACCTATgctttttgatatttaaataatgtggTGTTTCATAACTGAAGAGAATTACAGGTTTTTCTTTGGAATGGTATGTTAGCAGTTTTGCACGCATTTCGTCCTCTCACACACTAAAGAGCTTGCTTTTCAGTTAGTGAGAGTATCATGCgtgaatactaaaaaaaaaattgacacgGGCATGTCACGTAACGCATTACTTTTCGAAAGCATAAGACACACTACGGGCGCCCAACCAAAGTCCGGAAATAATCAAAGAcagcttttgactgcaatcacacctgatgaaAAGCGTTGATGCGGCCTAAGATAGCGCATGCCATGCATGATAGCGCAAGTAGATAACTATAAACTGTTGATTTGAAGAAGCCCGGTACCTATCGGGGAAGATGAAAGCTGAAACGACATTCCGGATCTTTTCAGTACGAATTAAAAACGATTAAGGAAAGCGCTTTATACGATATCAACTACGTAGAGGTAAATCTTTACTTGCAATTCGTAAAAAGGTGTAGATGGAGCCAAATTCAAAATGGTCTGCTCTGAAATGAAATGCATCTTGTAGAATACTGAATACCGAAAGGAAGGTTTGCGATGGAGTTCCAAATTTTGACGAAATATATCATATCAGTTATCAGATAAAATAAGTGGGTCAGTTGTCTAAGAAAGACAGTGTGCCGAACTTTCTAATGGGCCGACAATATTCGCTTATTGAGAAAATAAGGAATTTTTGTGCAAGCGTAACTCAGCCAATAACAACAATTGCTATAATGGCAAATTGCGCAATCGACCCGCAAAGCCCTGAACACACGACGAAGCAAGCAGGCAAACAATTAGCTTaacaaataattcaatttaccTTTTCTGCATTGTCAGTCTTCGGATTTCCAAAACTGAAAACCTGACAAAAATATAGGCCAAGATATAAACGGAACCTCAATATACTGTGACGCCatgaaataaatctttttgGACCGTGACACTACCGGCGTGCACCACTGATAGTGCGggtattatttaatacataccaCTGCCAACAAATAGTGCTGCAATGGTTAACGTATACAAAGTCAAACTGAATATGAAACCCATGTTTCTTTCTCGCATCATTTAAACAAATTGTTGTTTAAATGATGCGAGAAAGAAACACGGGTTTTGCTTTATCCTAATTTCACAAttttaacttatatattttatacacagGGCTATTAAAATAGATACACGATTAACTTTTCCATGGTTACATTGCAAATGCTACAATATGTAGCGTATATAAACATTCTTCAACTTTTACTTATAAAAGTAGTAGTaattgatagatagatagatagccGCTATGGATGACATCAGGCAAGTCGCAGGGAACCGCTAGgctcaagcggcacaagaccttgGTACTTGGAACTCCCCCCAagaacctatgtccagcagtggacgtccatcggttgatatgataatgatgctGAATTGATAGATTGTATTCGATcggatttttattaaatatttatgttgaaTGTTGACACCTTTGTTATTTTACAGATTCACATTTTCGTTTTACTATAAAaagtcataataaaaaatacagtattATTTGTCGCAGAATATTAGCAATTGAAATCATTTTTAGACTTTATATAAGGAAGgacattcaataaaaaaaaaactaaatttatataatatgtactatAATAAGAGCTTAGCGGGTACATATTACTagtataatacacatattacACATACTatctcaaaacaaaaaaaaaaaaatttttagtaattatcTTGATAACACGTATCCATGTTTAATATGACGAAAACCATGAGGATTTTGATTTTCTAAATGCGATAACGTTTTACTGTTTCACTTTGTTAACAAAAAGCCAGGCAAGGAAGATATGAACCCGTCCAAATTCTGTTAGGATCCTAGACATCCTAATATGTTGATTGGCTGTCAGAATAGTAGGCTGTTTTGTATCCTAATTAGCCAATGAATATGCTCATAGACTTCCCAATCTTATCACACTGATGTTATAGTTTCCTAAATTCTCATTAGGCTTTGAATAAATTAAGAGTAGTATAACATGTCAGATACCCtagtattaatatttactatctATAGTGCAATTTGTTTTAGAAACCACTATAATGAACAgttagttattttatgtttaacatGATTGACTATAGCACCCCAAATATTGTCCAGCAAACCTAAGCTGTGGTGGGGtgttggaaataatattcacaaGTCCACAGCTCACAACGCAccattagaaaaataaattatagacgATTCTAACCTACACTTCTGCTTATCTTGGCATATGTTCTCTGCAGATCTGCAACAGAGAAACTATTCAAAAAtactgtttatttctttttttattccactacagtaACAAGTTGACTGCGATTACACCTGCTGGTAattgacgatgcagtctaagaagtagcgggctaacctgttaggggtgtggtagttatattaaacctataaccctagtcggtttctacgcgtcatcgtaccggaacgcttaatggCTTAGCGGTATGTTTTTATCGGCAGAGTTGTAACTAACGGAAGCACAAGcttcccatcagaccagaccaaggaaaattcagacattataaattcctCCACACAAACTCGAGGTCGTCCTTTACTTTGTAACGCACACAATTAAttatccgtactaatattataaatgcgaagtgcgtttttttgtccttccttcacaccctAATTAAGTAACCATCttctaaaactataataaatcgCTGAACATACATGGGGGTGATTCGGATACTCCACAATATACCggacctaaatttttttttatgacgtcaaTTGACCGGCCACCCTGAATAGTAACACAATAGACCAGTTTGGCAGTTTTTAGTGATTACTTAACTTTATTTGTAGTTATAAAATTGGACGGATTGCTTACTGAAGTTGAACAGGACAGCGCAGTATAGTTGGCCTGCGGGTTAGGAGAACCAGCGAATGTGTTCATCTGCATTTGCGTCGGTGGGGGGTGCGTGGCGAGGGGGGAGACGGGCGGCGCCATGCCACTGCCGCCCCCCGCGCTTACGTTGGCCGGACTTCCGGTCGTCGATAGTCGAGAAAATGCCGCCAAGGCATCAGGGAAGTTTGGTGGTGTTGCAGGAGTATTACATGGTGTCATGAGTTGCTGAaaacacaatatttataaaatctttatttgaaTTCTTTCAATTCGTCTCTACTTTACATGTACAAGTAGAACCCTATAAAATAGAAGAGATACcgtaaaaaataagaatatttatatttctcaaagtcaaagtcaaagtcaaaaatatctttattcaagtaggcccacaggtggcacttttgatgcgtacataagaattacacggtagtgagatgatggcgataaccacattcgtaaacttaaaactaaagctacgagggttccaaacgcgtcccggtctaagaagaagcccacaacaaacttagccgggtgtttttttttttttttttttgttatcgccatctcacaatgtaattttaaattattagaagagcaacctggttagagcaataatttacacccaagcttttttatcgtttacgtagtcctttatactataataggacttttctataagcttacgtttaatacaaactttgaactttttaagagacatctccaagatgtcaattggtagtttattgtagaattgtatgcaatttcctttaaacgaattatgaattttatgtaacctagtatattgcactgtaagtttattcttacttctaatgtttaaattattgcagtcacattttttcttaaatttagaaatgtttttatggacgtacattaaattttcaaatatgtactgactatacactgtcattattttaaaatctttaaatttatctctcaatgactctctcggacccattttgtagatagaacgaacagccctcttctgcagcacgaaaatagtgctaatatcagcagcattaccccaaagtaaaattccatatgacataatgctgtgaaagtaactaaaatataccagtctagcagtttctacgtcggtcatatggcgtatcttctttaccgcataggcagcagaactaagcctgttaaCTAAGTCTGATACTGCTTAGGCGTGAAACAACCTTTCGGCGTTCGTTAACTTCCACATATAACTTTGGAACCTCAAGGCATTCTTTAACAAATGATTCAAAACCTACACCTTAAAATAGTTTCCACTACCAAATgaaaaactgaataaaaaaatatgtaaaatcttGAATATTATaggaaaaatgtatgtatgcatCTAATTAAGATAACTAATATTTATGAAGTCATAACAATAAGACTTAAGCAAATACCTGAGGGTAATGTGGTGCAGCTATCCCATTTGCTCCAGCTGGAATTGCTACCTCTTGAAAGAATATTGACAATGCCGTCTGAAAACACATAGCTTATTAAAACcctattgtataaaaaaaataaagggaCACTTATAAACTGAAGTCATCCAAGTCgctagagataaaaaaaattgcttataagTCCATCATTAAAAGCTGTTTCTAAAATCTTTGTGGAATCAATAATACCTTGTGTAAAACATTTTTCATGGAAATCAAATATGAAAGGAATAAAACATTGCTTGATCATTTTTTTGTCAAATGATACTTTAACTTAGTTGGTATCTAAtgctcaattaattaattgtgttttatatgaagaatttatattatacttgttataaactctaaaaaaaaaaaagatagtatAAGAGTATGTATATGATTTTAATCCATTTGTTCACAAGAAATTTGGTAAAACTTTTGGATTCTAAAGCAAGCAGATGGCCCAGCTACTAATAGTTAAATTTAACAAGAACTTTAAAAATAGCTATATTAACTGTACACACATAAAAAACTTGAACCCAACTACTGaataaaggaaggacaaatcaATGAACTCACTTCAAACTCATAGCATTACAAGGGATAtaaatttttctgttatttaaattgcattaaGATCTTTGCCATGACCCAAAGgaactgatatttttatataatatatattatttcttttttaaataactagaaTTGTGTAgctgtttgaaaagagcaaacAACCAAACACTCTTTGAAATCTATTTCCCAAAAAATTCAGCTTTGctatttgtttactttttgtaaAACTCAAAAAGTAGTTGATAGATTGAGTTGTAAACTGTtgcatttttatgtatataagagTTTTTCTATGTGATCAGCAGAACTACAGAGAAATATGACTGGATTCAGGTTTGGTCATTAATTTGTGGATCTAACATTTATAtcccatattacaatgagagaGAAGGCTTGTTTCCAACTATGGGGCATTAatctttcaaacaaacacatattcCAGCAGCAAGACAAGATTCACAAAGCCATAATGCTACAAATACCTAGTACTTACTTTgacttaaaaatatgaataatattattattatttttattgatctacttagagtaaaacaattaacaacAACTAGGTAACTcaccttaattttttatttaagttataatcAAAAACATACGATTAGTCAGTACACCACATGGGAAGTTTATGATTTCAACTTTTACATAATTGATATCCCAGATCCTTACCCCACATACCATTCTCAATTACAAAGTTATTTTAGACTAAAATTCTTTAAGGTCACTTACATATTTgatgttattagtgtttttaatattatcaaacaaataaactggAAGCTTATTGATAAGTAATGGGACCATAAATTCCCAGGCCAATATGCATTATTATAAGGCAGTAGTTTACTACCTATGCTTTCtggttaaataattaagtattgacaaataactactattaaaatttattccactgttattaaaaaaaaacataaataaataataacgaaataataattataaaaagtacacaACTAAGTTCATTGGTCTGTCTGGATACTGCAATGGGTATTTAATGAACATTTATCCATTTTGGTTCCGGTTGACTCATATGCATATCCAAATGTATATATCctttattagtattatatacaGAAGGTTCCACATTCAACTTGGTTGGTAAAGTTTTTTTAGTTCAACTGACTTCAATGTCTTTCAGACATCTGAATCATTAAtagatttctttttatttatgaaagttGTACATATGCATTGAACATAGCTATTAAATTTGAGGCCACAATATCCATGTGATCCCCACATCACACAATAAAAGAATACTCATGATCAGTTCACAATTATTGATGGGGAACTCTATAAagggatatataaaaaaatagtacaaaaccCTCCTCCGTTAatccattaaaaatttaaatagctcTAATCTCgcttacataatattttcactATTCAATAGAAGTTTATTAAGATAGGTAATATGAGCAAATTGAAAAATCGTTCAAAGATAATTAATAAAGCGATAATATTAAGTCTGTTGACTGTtgttaaagatttattattgttGTCATTATCAATGTGTGTTTCTAGATCTAGATACGGTCAAGGTAATTGATCGTTAAAACTCTCTCACAAAAGGAATTCTCTAATTCACTGAGTTGAGTACGACGCGATCGTTAAACACGCCTGGCTAGAACATCCTACTGTGCTGTATGCAATACAGAAAAAAATGCTGCCATtgcatgattttattatttgtttacatgtatattataaatttacctCAAATTGCCAATGTGCTGCCTGAAGTAGCTGTTTAGCTTGTTCTCGTGCACATCCAGCCACTAGTACAAATTGATTTATCATAACTTGTTCACGTAAAGAATCCATTTTTAAAGGTTCTTCTACCCAGATTTAACTATTAGAAATCAGCAAGAAATAGCCGCTGTGCTTTAGTAAATGAATGTTTATCCAGGATACGAATGCAAAGTGCAAACCAAATGTAAACGTaggtgtataataataatattattgatagaACGTCTATGTGTGTTCCACGAGAATTCACGAGAGTAAAAGAGAAAACAACACTTTGCCTTGCATCTCTGCACGGTTTTAATCTGTGGTTCTATGGTGTAGAATAACTAGTGGCAAAGAGAAAATACCTAATCACTACTGTACACCACTTCTCttattacaaaaaaggaggGGTTCACTGTTCAATAGGGCTAAAACTCAGCCGAAAAGAGcgcaaagcaataaaaattaaattatcacgcTCCCGCAGTTTAGCTGTTCCTTGCTGACCATTGTCACTGGAAATAATGCACAATTTTGAACTTAGACCCGTTCATCTTCCTAGTTAGGGTTTCTAACTGCCTGTGCCCATAATGGCCATTTTCACTAAACAGTATGTCTAATGATTCAGGTGATTAGGGGcaaaaaaacgttttaccaattcaataataataactaacgaCGTCAgacgccatctaaagttacgacactgaTTTGGCAGTGGGTAATTTTTAGGGAATTCccaaactgacacttgacagagtacgtgaaataaatgaaaatttattttagttagttagGCTGAACCGTCCCATTCTGAGGCGAAAGGTGCGATCGGGTGAACTCGGGACCGCCAAGTGTACCTGAGTGTGTGTTGCTCATCGTTGTTGTGTCGCCGTGTTTACTGTGTTAGGCATAATTCAATTCAtacttaatacaaaataatctttgttaattttatagttattattaataaaattcattattggacgataataataattattttagcaaTTCCAATCCATACGAAAacagaaaatagaaaatatggtagtacaaacacaaaatacgacCACTTGTGGCatgaatcatagacaagttaaaTAAGTTTCCTAGTGACAATCGATTGGTGAAAAGGGTCCCTAGGCATATATTTACCATATATGCCTAGGACCATTCTTTGATTAGGTGTctcttacttaggcattgcttttTTCGTCATTtgtgaaaacggacataactgtAATTACACTTCACTATTCTATGACCCTAACATAGTAAGTGGCCTATTTATCGTGAACTTCTATAGTCGATGCTTAAGTGAGGTTGCAAGTGCTAATCTATGGTCGCAAACTAGTAACTGTCAGTGTGCTGTCAACctactttaatattttgaaaaaaagattttctatgaaataaacattacaATCAATAATAGTATCATGAACCCAAATAATAATTCTGAAGAACCTATTATTAAGAAACGAAGAATCGAAAATGAAAGTAAGTTTCCATTTagtaaaatcatattttatgtttttaacctTTCACAACCGAAACATgtgttaaaaatgttataaaaaaattgcaggtTCAAATTTTACGACGGAAATTTTCCAACCTGAATCTGAACCGGGAAATACGGAGCAAAAGCGAAATAAAATACGTGTTCGCAAAAAGCAGATTCCTAGGTTTCGATTAATTACTACTGGGATTAGTGCTTTGTTGACTACATCTTTACAAGATCGAGTACCTTTAACTCTTACAGATATACAACATTTATTGTTGTACTCATTACTAGGTAACCTCAACTTTACGCAACCACCGCGCTGGTATGTACTAGACAAATGTAACCACGTAAAACAAACTACATGTCTTATAGTGGAAGGAATCTCTATAAAGCATTGGGAAATGTACCAAGACAGCTTGACtacaaccaaaaaaatatttgataatgtAGTGGAGATTCTTA is a window encoding:
- the LOC120630431 gene encoding UBA-like domain-containing protein 1, producing MDSLREQVMINQFVLVAGCAREQAKQLLQAAHWQFETALSIFFQEVAIPAGANGIAAPHYPQQLMTPCNTPATPPNFPDALAAFSRLSTTGSPANVSAGGGSGMAPPVSPLATHPPPTQMQMNTFAGSPNPQANYTALSCSTSICREHMPR